The following are from one region of the Biomphalaria glabrata chromosome 4, xgBioGlab47.1, whole genome shotgun sequence genome:
- the LOC129926046 gene encoding uncharacterized protein LOC129926046 produces MARLNKRLAQLKQARMSRKLDLERVTGKSKTLVDLDKSGTSTTSSRSISSSTPSPTRSRSDSSSGHNITAAVEIENVSTEANKSEALASRSKSSKLHLDLNTRSKSKIIDIPKLDVDNLISTTPHTNRTIVEFDQLQALIQPLLCPGCNKSSLKLNSDEKCRKGLSVKLSINCETCRTVVSSNHTSGYSKENKRYSVNNSAVLSSILCGLGSYTFNKLCEHLDIPGMCKKNFLDITKLIYNKGDDIRQALELKTVDLIRRKHAEESGVSINEEDIIDIDVSYDGSWLTRGHTSHIGIGCVVDVLTGYVLDFHIVSTFCLVCQTTGRKIKEKSPSQYSEWFETHKPFCEINYTGSSAMMETHAAEVLWLRSVTKFKLRYTSMLSDGDAKSFKRVTELKPYGDIPIVKEECVNHVGKRMGSALRNLVADCSKKGTSLGGKGHGKLTQNTIKKLTLYYSRAIRKHKNVSDMQKAIMASLYHCLSTDKSPKHQLCPTGSGSWCFYNAAVAKNETPGPHSKLLCTPLNYKLLADHLKPIYKRLSEPALLQRCLLGATQNANESLHSKIWSTCDKKKFSSWNKVTFSVISSIYDFNFGFAASKIMKNILFCKNTFHAHRLGLSRQNQRLSGSAYKKSKVVMRRLQMRKDAKARRELELRDAEGPTYEAGQF; encoded by the exons atGGCTAGACTCAACAAAAGGCTAGCTCAATTGAAGCAAGCTCGAATGAGTcgcaaattagatctagaaagagtTACTGGTAAATCTAAGACTCTAGTCGATCTAGATAAATCTGGTACTTCCACaacaagttctagatctatatcttcatCAACACCTAgccctactagatctagatctgattcATCTTCTGGACATAATATTACGGCAGCAGTTGAAATTGAGAATGTGTCTACCGAAGCCAATAAAAGTGAGGCATtggcatctagatctaagtctagtaaaCTTCATTTAGATCTCAATACCAGgagtaaaagtaaaattattgaCATTCCCAAATTAGATGTTGATAATTTAATATCCACCACTCCACACACTAACAGAACAATAGTTGAATTTGACCAACTTCAGGCCCTTATACAGCCTTTACTTTGTCCTGGCTGCAATAAGtcttcattaaaattaaattctgaTGAAAAATGTCGCAAAGGCCTGTCTGTTAAACTTAGCATTAACTGTGAAACATGCAGGACAGTTGTAAGTAGCAACCATACATCAGgttattctaaagaaaataaaagatattcTGTTAACAATTCTGCAGTTCTATCATCAATCTTATGTGGATTAGGTTCCTACACATTTAACAAACTGTGTGAACATTTAGACATACCtggaatgtgtaaaaaaaactttctagaTATTACTAAACTAATTTACAATAAAGGTGATGATATCCGACAGGCCCTAGAACTTAAAACTGTTGACCTTATTCGTCGAAAGCATGCGGAGGAAAGTGGAGTTTCTATAAACGAAGAAGATATCATTGATATTGATGTCTCATATGATGGCTCGTGGCTAACCAGAGGACACACTTCACATATTGGAATTGGATGTGTTGTTGATGTGTTAACAGGATATGTTTTGGATTTCCACATagtttcaacattttgtttggtCTGTCAAACCACTGGCAGAAAGATTAAAGAAAAATCCCCATCACAGTATTCAGAATGGTTTGAAACACACAAGCCTTTTTGTGAAATCAACTACACAG GTTCATCAGCTATGATGGAAACACATGCCGCAGAGGTATTATGGCTGAGGTCAGTTACAAAATTTAAGCTTCGCTACACATCAATGTTATCTGATGGAGATGCTAAATCTTTCAAAAGAGTAACTGAACTTAAACCTTATGGTGACATTCCCATAGTAAAAGAAGAATGTGTCAACCATGTTGGTAAAAGGATGGGATCTGCACTTCGAAATTTAGTTGCTGATTGTAGCAAAAAAGGTACTTCTCTTGGAGGCAAAGGGCATGGTAAACTAACTCAAAACACTATAAAAAAGTTAACACTTTATTACTCTAGAGCCATTAGAAAGCATAAAAATGTTTCTGATATGCAGAAAGCTATAATGGCATCTCTTTATCATTGCTTGTCAACTGACAAATCACCGAAACATCAATTGTGTCCAACTGGATCTGGCTCGTGGTGCTTCTACAATGCTGCTGTTGCTAAAAATGAGACTCCTGGTCCACATAGCAAGCTTCTCTGCACTCCTCTAAATTATAAGCTACTAGCTGACCACTTAAAACCAATATATAAACGCCTCTCCGAGCCAGCCCTCTTACAACGTTGTTTGCTAGGTGCTACCCAAAACGCCAACGAGTCTTTGCATTCCAAGATTTGGAGTACTtgtgataaaaagaaattttcttcTTGGAACAAGGTAACATTTTCAGTGATATCCTCTATTTATGACTTTAACTTTGGATTTGCTGCttcaaaaataatgaaaaatattctGTTCTGCAAAAACACGTTTCATGCCCATCGTCTTGGTTTGAGTCGACAGAATCAACGATTAAGTGGGTCGgcgtataaaaaaagtaaagtggtCATGAGACGACTCCAGATGAGGAAAGATGCAAAAGCTCGAAGGGAACTTGAGTTAAGAGATGCAGAGGGACCTACTTATGAAGCAGGACAgttttag